In Mangifera indica cultivar Alphonso chromosome 1, CATAS_Mindica_2.1, whole genome shotgun sequence, a single genomic region encodes these proteins:
- the LOC123221514 gene encoding nuclear intron maturase 4, mitochondrial: MHFLGLIRVWQRNLLKCDIFQSKILVTMNSLLLTVAGETTETGQCSIHYSTHAAAEDTNDKGIGKMTLAKTLAFLVDESSNSDEKRPKSRMEFKRSLELRIKKRVKEQYMDGKFQDLMEKVIANPKTLRDSYDCVRLNSNVDIGVNDGCVSFESLAKELYSRQFDVKANTFSISTKGSIKEVLILPNLKLKIVQEAIRIVLELVYRPFFSKISHGCRSGRGHYSALKYIRKEISSPDWWFTLHLNKKADPCVLAKLISVMEDKIEDPGLYDIIRSMFDAQVLNLEFGGFPKGQGLPQEGVLSSILMNIYLDCFDIEFYRLSMKYEALQPSSHIDGDGDGDASHSKLRTWFRRQLKENAVNEVVEENNCTRVHACRFMDEMFFAVSGSKEIAVAFKSDIVNYLKSCLHLNVDNQTDILSCQGPNGICFLGTLIRRSVKNRPAVKAGHKLKEKVKLFALQKQEAWDAGTVRIGKKWLAHGLEKVKESEIKHLADTSSTLSQISGFRKVGMQTDHWYKLLLKVWMQDVKAKAAESEELLLSKYVAEPALPQELRESFYEFQKCAEKYVSLETAATLALLPNLCSSTKLVTITEIVAPVNAIKKRLLRYGLVTPKGYPHSTSLLILQDKCQIIDWFSGLVHRWLRWYRECDNFGEIKLMISNEVKKSCIRTLAAKYRIHENEMENRLDSELIRFSCIEKIDHEMANGTSDSQAFDNDDALNHGISNSGLCLLSLARVVSQARPCNCFIFGCSAAAPCVYTLHVMERHKFPGWKTGFSGCIHPSLNKRRVGLCKQHLQDLYLGRVSLQSIDFGAWKLRFK; this comes from the exons ATGCACTTTCTGGGTTTGATACGAGTTTGGCAAAGAAATTTGTTAAAATGTGATATATTCCAAAGCAAGATCCTTGTAACAATGAATTCATTGTTATTGACTGTTGCAG GAGAAACTACAGAAACAGGGCAGTGTTCCATTCATTATTCAACTCATGCAGCAGCTGAAGATACCAATGATAAGGGGATTGGAAAAATGACTTTGGCAAAAACCTTAGCCTTTCTTGTTGACGAATCTTCTAATTCTGATGAGAAAAGACCCAAGAGTCGAATGGAGTTCAAGAGGTCTCTTGAACTCCGCATAAAGAAAAGAGTGAAGGAGCAATACATGGACGGGAAGTTTCAAGATCTAATGGAAAAAGTTATTGCCAATCCAAAAACCCTTCGAGATTCTTACGACTGTGTTAGACTCAACTCAAATGTTGATATTGGTGTAAATGATGGCTGTGTATCTTTTGAATCTTTGGCAAAAGAGCTCTATAGTCGACAATTTGATGTCAAAGCTAATACCTTCTCCATCTCGACAAAAGGATCAATCAAAGAAGTTCTTATTCTTCCAAATCTAAAGTTAAAAATAGTTCAAGAAGCAATCAGGATAGTTTTGGAGCTTGTTTACAGGCCCttcttttctaaaatttcacaTGGTTGTCGTAGTGGGAGGGGACACTACTCAGCATTGAAGTACATCAGAAAAGAGATTTCCAGTCCTGATTGGTGGTTTACATTGCACTTAAATAAAAAAGCAGATCCTTGTGTCCTTGCCAAGCTCATCTCTGTAATGGAGGACAAGATAGAAGATCCTGGCTTATATGATATCATTAGGAGCATGTTTGATGCTCAAGTACTCAATTTAGAGTTTGGTGGTTTCCCAAAAGGCCAAGGTCTTCCTCAAGAAGGAGTATTGTCCTCTATACTAATGAATATATATCTTGACTGCTTTGACATTGAATTTTATAGGTTGTCAATGAAATATGAAGCTCTCCAGCCAAGTTCTCATATagatggagatggagatggagatgCATCCCATTCCAAGCTTCGGACTTGGTTCAGGAGACAACTAAAAGAGAATGCTGTTAATGAAGTGGTTGAGGAAAATAATTGCACTAGAGTTCATGCTTGCCGCTTCATGGATGAGATGTTTTTTGCTGTTTCTGGTTCAAAAGAAATTGCTGTGGCTTTCAAGTCTGACATTGTAAATTACTTAAAGAGTTGTTTGCACTTGAACGTTGATAATCAAACAGATATATTATCCTGTCAGGGGCCTAATGGGATTTGCTTTTTGGGCACCTTGATTAGAAGAAGTGTAAAAAATAGGCCAGCTGTAAAGGCTGGTCACAAGTTAAAGGAAAAGGTCAAGCTATTTGCTTTACAGAAACAAGAGGCTTGGGATGCTGGGACTGTTAGAATTGGGAAGAAATGGTTAGCTCATGGATTAGAGAAGGTAAAAGAGTCAGAGATCAAGCATTTAGCTGATACTAGCTCTACTTTGAGCCAAATTTCTGGCTTTCGTAAAGTTGGGATGCAAACGGACCACTGGTACAAGCTTTTATTAAAAGTTTGGATGCAAGATGTTAAAGCCAAAGCAGCAGAAAGTGAGGAATTGCTTTTATCCAAGTATGTTGCAGAACCAGCCCTTCCCCAAGAACTAAGAGAATCCTTTTATGAATTTCAAAAGTGTGCAGAAAAGTATGTTTCTTTGGAGACTGCTGCTACTCTTGCTCTTTTGCCAAATTTATGTTCTTCCACCAAATTGGTCACCATCACAGAAATTGTAGCTCCTGTCAATGCTATAAAGAAACGTCTTTTAAGGTATGGATTGGTTACACCTAAAGGATACCCCCATTCAACTTCTCTGCTCATCTTGCAGGATAAGTGTCAAATCATTGACTGGTTTTCAGGATTAGTTCACCGTTGGCTTAGGTGGTACAGGGAGTGTGATAATTTTGGTGAGATAAAGCTCATGATTTCCAATGAAGTCAAGAAATCTTGCATTCGCACTCTAGCAGCAAAGTATCGAATTCATGAAAATGAAATGGAGAATCGGCTGGATTCAGAACTGATTAGATTTTCCTGTATTGAAAAGATTGATCATGAAATGGCGAATGGGACATCAGATTCACAAGCTTTTGATAATGATGATGCATTGAACCATGGAATTTCTAACAGTGGGTTGTGTTTATTATCTTTAGCTAGAGTAGTGAGCCAGGCACGGCCTTGCAATTGTTTCATTTTTGGCTGCTCTGCTGCAGCACCGTGTGTTTATACTCTTCATGTTATGGAAAGACACAAATTTCCAGGATGGAAGACAGGGTTTTCAGGTTGTATTCATCCCAGTTTGAATAAAAGGCGGGTTGGGCTGTGTAAGCAACATTTACAGGATTTATATCTTGGCCGTGTTTCACTTCAATCAATTGATTTTGGTGCTTGGAAATTAAGGTTCAAGTAG